The proteins below are encoded in one region of Helianthus annuus cultivar XRQ/B chromosome 2, HanXRQr2.0-SUNRISE, whole genome shotgun sequence:
- the LOC110892307 gene encoding protein FAR1-RELATED SEQUENCE 3-like, which produces MDKLTAKVGATIFNNTDFKKRLCAIVWTDSILPDKFGSEWATIMNDFNLVDHEWLQSVYQIRDTWILAYYREEVMSGLIPFREKNDHDTRNTNTEIWAEDFVLEDQASRTYTRAIFFNQQLEIQNGIHRCAIRKWENMGVFVNFFVKDWEQPCTTFFEVMMREDDMTVYCTCKRFEQFGLLCSHIFCVLRMLDIREFPQRYILRPWTREAVPNSAPGAILGINETEDHYNEVNRVVREIKYSTESVINKLVTNFDALCSFKDHVVNYFKTADESVVNAPPKRRRERFAEITGNTKPSDVIVRVPIGTRFKGMGKTKRMKSKREIAISQLGKKSRQCQNCFRYGHNRRTCKNPTRTKEQAMAEDDGEEAGEVDEEEDEWEEVEEDMDEQDEDALDEEDGVEE; this is translated from the exons ATGGACAAGCTTACTGCTAAG GTTGGTGCTACAATCTTCAATAATACAGATTTTAAAAAGAGGTTGTGTGCCATTGTGTGGACCGATTCAATTCTACCTGATAAATTTGGAAGTGAGTGGGCTACCATAATGAACGATTTTAACTTGGTTGATCATGAGTGGCTGCAGTCAGTTTATCAAATAAGGGATACTTGGATACTGGCTTATTATCGTGAGGAGGTCATGTCTGGGCTTATCCCGTTTagaga GAAGAATGACCATGACACTAGAAATACTAACACTGAAATATGGGCTGAAGACTTTGTTTTGGAGGATCAAGCGTCCAGGACATACACACGCGCTATATTTTTTAACCAGCAGTTGGAGATACAAAACGGTATACACAGATGTGCTATCAGAAAGTGGGAAAACATGGGTGTCTTCGTTAACTTTTTTGTGAAGGACTGGGAACAACCATGCACTACTTTCTTCGAG GTTATGATGCGAGAGGACGACATGACTGTGTATTGTACATGCAAAAGATTCGAACAGTTTGGGTTGTTGTGCTCACACATCTTTTGTGTGCTAAGGATGCTTGATATTAGGGAGTTTCCACAACGCTATATATTACGACCTTGGACTCGGGAGGCTGTTCCAAATAGTGCCCCTGGTGCTATTCTAGGTATCAATGAGACTGAGGATCATTATAATGAAGTTAACCGTGTTGTACGTGAGATCAAATATTCTACGGAGTCGGTTATTAACAAGCTTGTCACCAACTTTGATGCGCTATGCTCGTTCAAGGATCATGTtgttaactatttcaaaactgcGGATGAGTCGGTCGTCAATGCTCCACCTAAGAGGCGTCGTGAAAGGTTTGCCGAAATTACTGGTAACACAAAACCATCAGATGTAATCGTTCGTGTTCCCATTGGAACAAGATTCAAAGGTATGGGTAAGACTAAACGGATGAAGTCCAAACGTGAAATTGCTATAAGTCAGTTGGGTAAAAAGAGTCGTCAGTGTCAAAACTGTTTTAGATACGGGCATAACAGACGTACTTGCAAAAACCCTACCCGGACTAAAGAACAAGCTATGGCCGAGGATGACGGTGAAGAAGCTGGTGAAGTTGATGAGGAGGAAGATGAATGGGAGGAAGTTGAAGAAGATATGGATGAACAAGATGAGGATGCATTAGACGAGGAGGATGGGGTAGAGGAGTAG